The genomic region CCGTCGCCGCCGACCCGGCGCCGCCATCCACGTTCGGATCGGTCACCGCCTGGGCGGCTCCCAGCGTCGTCCCCGCCAGCGCGCACACGGCGGCCACGCGTATCGCCGTCCAAAAACTCGGCTTGATCATGGCTTGTCTCCTGAATGGCAACAATATCTTTTCATACAGATAAACACACGAGGAATGAATGCGTATTCAACACCTCATTTTACCATTAATTCGCCTAGCAGACAAGCGGGGAATGAATAATTGTCAGTACATTGCATTAACGATTTATAGAAAATCTCGATCGCCTTGGAAACCCGGCAAGAAACTCACGGGACGTTCATCGGCGCCCCTGGGATTAACGCCCGGCGAGATAAAGATCCATGACGTCGTCGGCCGAGAGGTTCGTATCGTAAAGCCGCACTTCGTCGATGCTCCCGGTCACGAAATCCGTATAATTCCCCCGATACTTCGCCCGCCCGATCACGGTATGCCCATAGGCGCGGTAGGCGGCGGGCACGGGAGACGTGGTCTGGAATTCGCCGTTCACATAGAGCGTGGAGGCGCGCGCCTTGGAGTCGTAAACTCCGACAAGGTAATACCAGACTCCGGTTTGCGCGGCCGCAATCGAGTACGTCCGCCCTGGATCCAGGGACAGGGAAAAGCGGTTGCTGTCCGTTGTGTACTGCAAGAAAAACCCGCTCTTTTCTCCGCCATCCACACTGACGAACGTTTGATATTTCGTGAGATCGGTGAGCTTCACCCAGGCGGCGACGGTATAGCTTGCCGAGGTGTCTACAATCGGCTCGTCGATCTCAACGCCGCCCGGTTTGGGGAAGGAGAGCGCGCTCGCTCCCCCTTTGGCGTCGGAGGTCCACGCCGCGCCCGCCATCAGATAACCGTTATGCCCATGGCCGGAGAGATCCTTCACGGCCGCGCCCGCGCCCTCGTCGCAGGGCCAGTACCCCACGAGGCGCTTCTTCAGCGCTTCGCCGCCGATCGACATCCCTTTCGCCCCGCCTGCCGCCGAGTCGCCTGTGATTTCCAGCGAGTCCACCACGGCCCAGCCGCCGACCGGCGTGATCTGAATCACATGGTTGCCCGCCGCCAGCCCCTTAACGCTGAAGATCTTGGCGTGATAATCGATGTTGGTGTCGCCGACATCGATGGTCGCCTGCTCCTGATCGTCAATCGAAATCTTGACCTTGCCCACCCGGTGCGTCCGTTTGTCCGCCACCACCGTCATCGCCCGCATGCCATAGACATCGACGCCCGAGCCCTGGAACGTGTACATGGCGTATGTCCCCGGACCGCCCGCGTGCGCGGCGCCGTCCGGCAGCGCGGCGTTCTCATAGGGGATCATGCCGTACCACATCCAGCCCGCCGCATCATTCTTGACAACCGTCCCAGGCGCAGCGGCGCCATCCGCGTTAGGGTCGTCAATCGCATGGGCCGCGCTCAAAGTCGCCATCAGCAGCGCCGCGACGACAGTCATGCGCATCGCCACCCAAAACCTCGGCTCGATCATGGCGTCACTCCTGAACAACAATAATATCTTTTCATACAGATAACAAGATTAATGGTCCTGCGCCTGCATATCCTCCACATTCTACCATTGATTTACCTAGCAGACAAGCGGGTTTGTTGCAGGTGTCAATAAATATACTACTTCAAGCAATATTTTCAATTTCCTGGCAAAATGACGTGGCAGGGTTGTGGGGGAGATCCAGGTGGAGTTACACGAAAGAGATTTCTTGCAGCCGGAGGACTTCCGGCTACCGGGGCTGATGGCGTGGATGTAAGACGTATGCGTGGCGCGTCGTTAGGCAGGCGAATGAATTCGCGCCTACAAGTACGGTCACCCGCCTTCGCGGGTTCAGAAAGGTAACGCGATGTCGGACACAATTCCATTCCACATTAACGTCGATTTACATGAGAAGGTTAAGGCAGAAGCCTCCCGCCAAAACGTCAGCGTCGATCGGTTGATCATTAACGCCGTTGAGTTGTATTTGGAGACGGAAAAAGAGCGTGTGTGGCGCGTGGGATTTGAGGCGATGGGGCGCGATCCGGATACTAACAACGTGGATTATTTGTTGTCGGCCGGGCGGGAAGTTGTGTTTCACGATATCAGAAGCGAGTAGTGGTGGAAACCGTTACTCATAATCCTTCATCCATTTCTGATATTCAGGCTTGAAACAATCAGCCCAGATACGCCGCATCATTGGCGTTACGTTAAAAACGTGGTCAGGATCGGTATCTGTTTCTTCTACATCAACTCTGCACCAGTATCGAATTGTGTGGAGATGAATTAAAAAATTCTGACGCAATAGACGCTCGATCCGCACTTCGAATGCTTCTCTATCTTTGATTTTCAAATCGGGTTCACACAGGTAATCGTCAAACGAAGAGACGATCAATTCCATCATACCGTGCTTATGGTTGATATCAAAATCGCCATTTTCGTAGAGATCAAAGAATTCGGGCAGGCGATCTGCGTCAGCACAAACAATTTCCCAGTCTTGAGACGCAGCACGATCTGGCGGCAGATTC from Capsulimonas corticalis harbors:
- a CDS encoding LamG domain-containing protein, with the translated sequence MIEPRFWVAMRMTVVAALLMATLSAAHAIDDPNADGAAAPGTVVKNDAAGWMWYGMIPYENAALPDGAAHAGGPGTYAMYTFQGSGVDVYGMRAMTVVADKRTHRVGKVKISIDDQEQATIDVGDTNIDYHAKIFSVKGLAAGNHVIQITPVGGWAVVDSLEITGDSAAGGAKGMSIGGEALKKRLVGYWPCDEGAGAAVKDLSGHGHNGYLMAGAAWTSDAKGGASALSFPKPGGVEIDEPIVDTSASYTVAAWVKLTDLTKYQTFVSVDGGEKSGFFLQYTTDSNRFSLSLDPGRTYSIAAAQTGVWYYLVGVYDSKARASTLYVNGEFQTTSPVPAAYRAYGHTVIGRAKYRGNYTDFVTGSIDEVRLYDTNLSADDVMDLYLAGR